The Bos javanicus breed banteng chromosome 21, ARS-OSU_banteng_1.0, whole genome shotgun sequence genome includes a region encoding these proteins:
- the LOC133233949 gene encoding uncharacterized protein LOC133233949 isoform X2 → MKGDFDEFTQDNNDIMLKNIAEDLRNCLPLETMLSSEHLALQKIQQQPEPTVHVDAFLYDEDFIDSLCEEGKMSRNYCVVCGSHQTAPLGFISHSFSLMELKFIYHHVLPDLSGKVLVDVGSRLGTVLYGGYLYSSASQLYGVELNGDFCQLQEMVIKKYQFTDRIKVLHADICTQGSLLQNADVIIMNNVFEYFLNEAEQARAWEYICHNVRKQGSLLVTVPGLEDSLSGLQVNIQLSPWVEEIPLNYDVFPEKDIDREALEQIHLYKIL, encoded by the exons GAGATTTTGATGAATTCACTCAAGACAATAATGACATTATGTTGAAAAACATAGCAGAAGACCTTCGGAATTGCTTACCTCTAGAAACTATGCTTTCCTCAGAACATCTAGCCCtccaaaaa ATACAGCAGCAGCCAGAACCCACAGTTCACGTTGATGCATTCCTTTACGATGAAGACTTTATTGATTCATTATGTGAGGAAGGAAAAATGAGCAGAAACTACTGTGTTGTGTGCGGCTCACATCAGACGGCACCTCTAG GATTTATTTCTCATTCCTTCTCTCTCATGGAATTGAAATTCATTTATCATCACGTACTCCCCGATCTGTCGGGAAAGGTCTTGGTTGACGTTGGCTCCAGGCTTGGCACCGTCCTTTATGGG GGTTATCTTTACAGTTCAGCATCACAACTGTATGGAGTAGAACTGAATGGAGACTTTTGCCAGTTGCAGGAAATGGTCATAAAAAAGTATCAGTTCACTGACAGAATAaag GTGCTTCATGCAGACATTTGTACACAAGGTTCACTTCTGCAGAATGCTGATGTTATTATAATGAATAATGTCTTCGAATATTTTCTTAATGAGGCAGAACAGGCCAG AGCCTGGGAATATATCTGCCATAATGTAAGGAAACAAGGGTCGTTGTTAGTGACAGTGCCAGGTCTGGAAGATTCTCTCTCAGGTCTTCAG gttAATATACAGTTATCTCCTTGGGTTGAAGAGATACCTCTGAACTATGATGTATTCCCAGAAAAGGATATTGACAGAGAAGCTCTTGAACAAATACATTTATACAAGATTCTCTGA
- the LOC133233949 gene encoding uncharacterized protein LOC133233949 isoform X3, giving the protein MLKNIAEDLRNCLPLETMLSSEHLALQKIQQQPEPTVHVDAFLYDEDFIDSLCEEGKMSRNYCVVCGSHQTAPLGFISHSFSLMELKFIYHHVLPDLSGKVLVDVGSRLGTVLYGGYLYSSASQLYGVELNGDFCQLQEMVIKKYQFTDRIKVLHADICTQGSLLQNADVIIMNNVFEYFLNEAEQARAWEYICHNVRKQGSLLVTVPGLEDSLSGLQVNIQLSPWVEEIPLNYDVFPEKDIDREALEQIHLYKIL; this is encoded by the exons ATGTTGAAAAACATAGCAGAAGACCTTCGGAATTGCTTACCTCTAGAAACTATGCTTTCCTCAGAACATCTAGCCCtccaaaaa ATACAGCAGCAGCCAGAACCCACAGTTCACGTTGATGCATTCCTTTACGATGAAGACTTTATTGATTCATTATGTGAGGAAGGAAAAATGAGCAGAAACTACTGTGTTGTGTGCGGCTCACATCAGACGGCACCTCTAG GATTTATTTCTCATTCCTTCTCTCTCATGGAATTGAAATTCATTTATCATCACGTACTCCCCGATCTGTCGGGAAAGGTCTTGGTTGACGTTGGCTCCAGGCTTGGCACCGTCCTTTATGGG GGTTATCTTTACAGTTCAGCATCACAACTGTATGGAGTAGAACTGAATGGAGACTTTTGCCAGTTGCAGGAAATGGTCATAAAAAAGTATCAGTTCACTGACAGAATAaag GTGCTTCATGCAGACATTTGTACACAAGGTTCACTTCTGCAGAATGCTGATGTTATTATAATGAATAATGTCTTCGAATATTTTCTTAATGAGGCAGAACAGGCCAG AGCCTGGGAATATATCTGCCATAATGTAAGGAAACAAGGGTCGTTGTTAGTGACAGTGCCAGGTCTGGAAGATTCTCTCTCAGGTCTTCAG gttAATATACAGTTATCTCCTTGGGTTGAAGAGATACCTCTGAACTATGATGTATTCCCAGAAAAGGATATTGACAGAGAAGCTCTTGAACAAATACATTTATACAAGATTCTCTGA